The Nostoc sp. PCC 7524 nucleotide sequence CAACGTGACCATTAAAGTTAAACATTGAGTCAAATACATAGCGCACTATTCCCTCTTGGTCGATGACATAGGTAACACGACCAGGGAACAGACCAAACGCTGCTGTTGCGCCGTATAGCTTGCGTACTTGGTCGCCTTTATCGCTTAATAGCGTAAATGGTAGGTTGTACTTCGCTGCAAATCGCTGGTGAGATTCGCTAGAGTCGCCACTAACGCCGATGACTTCAGCACCGACATTTTGAAAAACTTCATACTGGTCACGAAAAGCGCAGGATTCTGCTGTACATCCTGGTGTATCGTCTTTGGGATAAAAATAAAGCACCACAGCTTTTTTGCCGCGAAACTCGCTCAGGCTCACTTTTGAGCCATTTTGAGCAGGCAGGGTAAAATCAGGCGCAGTGTCTCCAACTTTAACTGGCATAGGGGGTAACTAAATTGAATTTGTGTACATTTATTAATTATTTGTCAAAGTGTCGTTACCTGACCTTATATATTTGTTCGGTAATTTGTAAATCTTAATAGCTCACCGACAGCAAGCAGGGTAGTTTAGATACTCATCCAGCTTGACATCCTCCCACCACTAATTCGGAGTACCGAATATAGTGGGGGATTCCAAAGATCGCTCTTTGGGTTTCCTCTTTCCGCGACTCGACTTACTTGGAGGGATTTCTCCACCCAAGCAGAGGTCGATGTCTCCAGAGGCGTTAGTTCCGACGTGACCCGCCGTACTTAATCCTTTTTCTAAGATGTTTCGCGCTGCGTTCCAGTCCCGGTCAAGGGTGAGCATACAATGAGGACAAACATGGGTTCTTGTACTAAGAGATTTCTTAACGACCTCACCACAGTTAGAGCAATTCTGGCTAGTGTAATGAGGTGGTACTGCAACAGTCACCACACCAAACACTTTACCGAAATACTCAACCCATTCACGAAACAGCGACCAGGAAGCATCACTAATCGACTTAGCCAAGCGATGATTCTTGACCATATTCCGCACCTGCAAATCTTCATACGCCACAAGGTCGTTAGACCTCACCACGCACCTTGCTGTCTTAATAGCAAAATCTTTACGCTGGCGACTGACTTTGAGGTGCTTACGCGCAAGTTTATTTCTCAACTTGACTCTATTGTTAGAACCCTTTTTAGTCTTAGACAAACGGCGTTGCAACCGTTTCAAAGACTTTTCGCTTTTACGAAGATGTCTAGGGTTTGCAACTGTTTCTCCATTGCTATCGGTGTAGAAATGGTTCAACCCCACATCGATACCAATAGTTTTACCAGTTGGATCTCGTCTTTCTACTCGTTCTTGGTCAATACAAAACTGGGCATAGTACCCATCAGCGCGACGTACAACCCGCACTCTTTTAAACTGCTTAAGTTGGTAGAAATGCAGGTCACGAGTTCCCCAGAGTTTAAAAGTTCCCGCTTTAAATCCATCCGAGAAAGTGACGTATCTGCGGTCATCAGAAAGTCGCCACCCACAGGTTTTGTAATCAACGCTCCCATGTGTTTGCTCTTTCTTGAAACGTGGATATCCTTTCTTTCCTGGCCTAGATTTCTTGCAATTATCGCAAAAACGAGCAATAGCAGACCAGGCTCTTTCCGCACTAGCTTGACGAGCCATAGAGTTCAATTTAGCAACCCAAGGAAACTCTGTATTGGCAGCAAGTACGGCGCAGAACTTATTGAGGTCGTATCGCCCAATGCCCTTGTTATCCATCCAGTAACGGAGGCAACTATTACGCACAAAACGAGCAGTTCTAATCGCCTCATCCAGCGACTGATATTGTTTGTCTGTACCCTCAAGTTTTGCCTCAAATACCAGCATTTATGTAGACTGTTAGTACACAAAATAGTATATCATCTTGTCAAAAACTCAACTACCCTCTTCCCTAATTTTGCCTACGCTCAATCTTGGTCAGAGGGTGTCTCGTTTTTGACCCACAATTCATCTCACCGCCAAGTCTGCGACTATGGCGGGAGTCTTCTTGCAGAGCTTAGATAAAACTCTACCTATGCGCCTGACTTCACTTGACGTATTTCGCGGTATCACGATCGCGGCGATGATTCTCGTTAATATGGCGGGAGTCGCCGATGATGTCTATCTTCCCTTGACTCATGCTGATTGGCATGGTTGCACACCAACTGATTTAGTTTTTCCCTTTTTTCTGTTCATTGTCGGTGTAGCAATGACTTTTTCTTTATCCAAATATACCCAAGACAACAAACCCACCTCAGCTATTTACTGGCGGATATTGCGCCGCGCTGCAATTCTGTTTATTTTGGGTTTGTTTCTCAACGGCTTTTGGAATCAAGGCGTTTGGACTTTTGATTTCACCAGCATTCGCATGATGGGAGTTTTACAACGTATTAGCCTGAGCTACCTACTAGCTTCTTTGATAGTTCTCAAGTTACCACGCAAAGGACAATGGTTACTAGCTGGTGTGCTACTGATTGGCTACTGGCTGGCGATGATGTATATTCCAGTACCAGATTATGGTGCGGGTGTGTTGACGCGAGAAGGTAACTTTGGCGCGTATGTTGACCGATTGATCATTCCCAAAGCCCATCTATATAAGGGTGATGGCTTCAACTTCATGGGAGACCCGGAAGGGCTGTTTAGCACAATTCCTGCCATTGTAAGCGTTTTGGCTGGTTACTTTACTGGTGAATGGATACGTAAACAGCCAGTACAAACACGGACAAGCGTAGGGTTAGCATTATTTGGGATTGGTTGCTTAATGATTGGTTGGGCTTGGGGTTGGGTATTCCCTATTAATAAAAAACTGTGGACAAGTTCCTATGTCGTCTTTACTAGCGGTTGGGCGTTATTGCTCTTAGCTGCTTGTTATGAATTAATTGAAGTGAGATTAATGCGACGCTGGAGTAAACCTTTTGAAATTATGGGACTAAATGCGATCGCTCTTTTCGTCGCATCAGTTTTACTCATTAAAATCCTAGTCAGAACCAAAACCTACAACTGGATATATCAAGACATCTTCGCATCCTGGGCTGGAACATTCAACGGTTCACTATTATTAGCCCTAGCCACCGTCTTATTATGGTGGACTGTAGCCGTCCTCATGTACCGTCAACGCTGGTTTCTCAAAGTCTAAACTTTGCGCCCTTTGCGCCTCTGCGCGAAACAAATTCCTCCTACTCCTCCGCACCAAAATCAACCTTATCGTAAATATCCCCCAGCAAAACCTGACAAGGTACAGAAACCAGAGACAACATTACATCTGGATCATCATACTCAGAAAAAATCCACTTATTATTTTCAGTTTTGCAATACTGCTCAACGTGGATTTTGTACTGGTCAATCAGAATATACTCCTGAAAACTCGGAATTGACCGATAAGCCGCAAATTTTTCATCCCTGTCATAACTTCTGGTGGATTTTGATAACACCTCAGCAATAAACACTGGATTAATCAAAGTATCTCGTCTTCCTTCTGCAAATTCTAGTTTACCTGCGATCGCCATGACATCAGGATACACATACATTCTTTTTTGAGGAATCCAAAGACGCTGTCTGAGGATAAATACTTGATAAGGTTGAAGTTTAAAAGCGAAAAGTAAGGTAGCACCAAAGTTACCCACAACTGTATTATGCTTTGGCGTTTCACTTGGCACAAGAATAATTTGCCCATCAATATATTCGTGTTTTTCCTCTGAATTCACCTCCATTTCTAGGTATTCTTCAGAGGAAGAATAGCGTTGTTCTTGTGCAATGGTCATGATATTTCCACCCCCAAGGTTGCAAGTTGTTGATTTATCTAAAAAGTAGGGAGAGGGCTAAAGCCCTTACTACAAACTTTTTTACCCTGCTGAGTTAACTAAATACCTCTACTTCTTCCACAGCGTTGATTTGATCAAGAATATGCCAAAGTTCTTGTAACATTGGGTCTAAACCAGTACGAGTTACCGCAGAAATTAAGAAAACTGGAGCGTGAGACAGATGATTTAATTGCGTCGCTAATGCTTCTAAATCTACAGTTTCTCTATCAACAGCATCAATTTTATTTAATACCAAAATTTGCATTTTTTCAGCTAAACCGCGTCCATAGGCGACTAATTCTTGCTGAATTGTGTTGTAGTCTCTGATGATATCATCACTGGTTGCATCGATTAAATGCAGCAGTATCCGTGTGCGTTCAATGTGGCGTAAAAAATCAT carries:
- a CDS encoding Uma2 family endonuclease: MTIAQEQRYSSSEEYLEMEVNSEEKHEYIDGQIILVPSETPKHNTVVGNFGATLLFAFKLQPYQVFILRQRLWIPQKRMYVYPDVMAIAGKLEFAEGRRDTLINPVFIAEVLSKSTRSYDRDEKFAAYRSIPSFQEYILIDQYKIHVEQYCKTENNKWIFSEYDDPDVMLSLVSVPCQVLLGDIYDKVDFGAEE
- a CDS encoding peroxiredoxin, which encodes MPVKVGDTAPDFTLPAQNGSKVSLSEFRGKKAVVLYFYPKDDTPGCTAESCAFRDQYEVFQNVGAEVIGVSGDSSESHQRFAAKYNLPFTLLSDKGDQVRKLYGATAAFGLFPGRVTYVIDQEGIVRYVFDSMFNFNGHVEEALKTLQQLAAK
- a CDS encoding acyltransferase family protein, producing MRLTSLDVFRGITIAAMILVNMAGVADDVYLPLTHADWHGCTPTDLVFPFFLFIVGVAMTFSLSKYTQDNKPTSAIYWRILRRAAILFILGLFLNGFWNQGVWTFDFTSIRMMGVLQRISLSYLLASLIVLKLPRKGQWLLAGVLLIGYWLAMMYIPVPDYGAGVLTREGNFGAYVDRLIIPKAHLYKGDGFNFMGDPEGLFSTIPAIVSVLAGYFTGEWIRKQPVQTRTSVGLALFGIGCLMIGWAWGWVFPINKKLWTSSYVVFTSGWALLLLAACYELIEVRLMRRWSKPFEIMGLNAIALFVASVLLIKILVRTKTYNWIYQDIFASWAGTFNGSLLLALATVLLWWTVAVLMYRQRWFLKV
- a CDS encoding RNA-guided endonuclease InsQ/TnpB family protein yields the protein MLVFEAKLEGTDKQYQSLDEAIRTARFVRNSCLRYWMDNKGIGRYDLNKFCAVLAANTEFPWVAKLNSMARQASAERAWSAIARFCDNCKKSRPGKKGYPRFKKEQTHGSVDYKTCGWRLSDDRRYVTFSDGFKAGTFKLWGTRDLHFYQLKQFKRVRVVRRADGYYAQFCIDQERVERRDPTGKTIGIDVGLNHFYTDSNGETVANPRHLRKSEKSLKRLQRRLSKTKKGSNNRVKLRNKLARKHLKVSRQRKDFAIKTARCVVRSNDLVAYEDLQVRNMVKNHRLAKSISDASWSLFREWVEYFGKVFGVVTVAVPPHYTSQNCSNCGEVVKKSLSTRTHVCPHCMLTLDRDWNAARNILEKGLSTAGHVGTNASGDIDLCLGGEIPPSKSSRGKRKPKERSLESPTIFGTPN